A genome region from Numida meleagris isolate 19003 breed g44 Domestic line chromosome 14, NumMel1.0, whole genome shotgun sequence includes the following:
- the ZCCHC8 gene encoding zinc finger CCHC domain-containing protein 8 isoform X3 translates to MKTNREMNKKKHTSVLSHSLPVFFWKRIVKQQARILLKKLRKPLVPKSHCFNCGSEEHQMKDCPKPRNAARISEKRKEFMEACGEASNQNFQQRYHAEEVEERFGKFKPGVISGELQDALGVTAKSLPPFIYRMRQLGYPPGWLKEAEMEHSGLALYDGKDNETEDEGYLPPKHVTYDVSKLINYPGFNSSTPSGIPDEWQIFGSIPMQPSQQKDVFANYLSNFHAPSSKSSNKRTAPQSSSHHSKRPKDNLEATVADMDIDSDVEVSQRSQTTNSFQFQPPLPPGPPVISTPPPLPQGTPPLTPRSLTPTQPSTPTHPPLPNTVSSLNPSSDVPQPKIVDSTMDEDTLTLEELEEQQRLIWAALEQAESTNSDSDIPVDTPLTGNSVTSSPSRNEVDLVAEVRSSDKTVTLETRFSSISEQVPENELSLTSPNPDSSSFNLKENPDNSDSEGLLDNTMPAPNHGVNDGESTGDNKVVTSTESSAKNSNPVPDMSKFAVGIAPFEFENMTESTGTYLRIRSVLRNSPRNQQKKKT, encoded by the exons ATGAAGACCAACAGagagatgaacaagaaaaaacacacttCAGTCTTAAGCCACAG CCTTCCAGTGTTCTTTTGGAAGAGGATTGTAAAACAGCAAGCTCgaattctgttaaaaaaattaaggaagcCTTTAGT GCCAAAATCTCACTGTTTCAATTGTGGCTCTGAAGAGCATCAAATGAAGGACTGTCCAAAG CCACGAAATGCAGCTCGTATaagtgagaagagaaaggagttTATGGAAGCTTGTGGTGAAGCAAGCAATCAGAATTTTCAGCAGCGTTATCATGCAGAGGAAGTAGAAGAGAGGTTTGGAAAATTCAAACCAGGAGTAATTAG TGGGGAACTTCAAGATGCGCTTGGTGTCACAGCCAAGAGTCTTCCTCCATTTATATATCGCATGCGTCAGCTTGGTTATCCTCCAGGCTGGCTCAAGGAGGCTGAAATGGAGCACTCGGGACTTGCGCTTTATGATGGTAAAG ataatgaaacagaagatgaaggaTATCTTCCACCAAAACATGTCACTTACGATGTCTCCAAGTTGATTAACTATCCAGGCTTTAATAGCTCCACTCCAAGTGGGATCCCAGAT gAATGGCAGATATTTGGTTCCATCCCCATGCAGCCATCTCAACAGAAGGATGTTTTTGCTAACtacctttctaattttcatGCG CCAAGTTCAAAATCTAGCAATAAAAGGACTGCACCACAGTCAAGCTCTCATCATTCAAAACGACCAAAAGACAACTTGGAGGCTACAGTAGCAGACATGGACATAGATTCTG ATGTGGAAGTGTCACAAAGATCTCAAACAACTAACAGTTTTCAGTTCCAACCTCCGCTGCCACCTGGACCTCCAGTGATTTCAACTCCTCCTCCTTTACCACAAGGCACACCTCCACTTACTCCACGAAGTCTTACACCAACTCAACCTTCAACACCCACCCATCCTCCTCTTCCTAACACTGTTTCATCACTGAATCCTTCCAGTGATGTTCCTCAACCAAAAATAGTGGACTCAACCATGGATGAGGATACTCTGACCTTGGAAGAACTAGAGGAACAGCAGCGATTAATTTGGGCAGCATTAGAGCAAGCAGAAAGCACAAACAGTGATTCTGATATCCCTGTTGATACACCTTTAACTGGAAATTCTGTTACATCATCACCATCCAGGAACGAAGTAGATCTTGTTGCAGAAGTAAGATCATCTGATAAGACGGTAACACTGGAAACTAGGTTCTCCAGTATCAGCGAACAGGTACCAGAAAATGAACTTTCATTAACTAGTCCTAACCCAGATAGTagttcatttaatttaaaggaaaaccCTGATAATTCAGATTCTGAAGGCCTGCTGGATAACACCATGCCTGCTCCCAACCATGGCGTTAACGATGGAGAAAGTACTGGTGATAATAAAGTGGTGACAAGCACTGAGTCGTCTGCAAAGAACTCAAATCCTGTTCCTGATATGAGCAAGTTTGCTGTAGGTATAGCACCgtttgaatttgaaaatatgaCAGAATCAACAGGCACTTACCTTCGAATAAGAAGTGTGCTAAGGAATTCCCCGAGAaaccagcaaaagaaaaagacttga